The proteins below come from a single Ochotona princeps isolate mOchPri1 chromosome 6, mOchPri1.hap1, whole genome shotgun sequence genomic window:
- the PLA2G4D gene encoding cytosolic phospholipase A2 delta isoform X1 codes for MESQSPGHPNQGEASACWRLTVKVLEARNLHRADLLSEADAYVILQLPTAPGVKFRTRTVPNCSHPVWNETFSFLVQRQVKNVLELSIYDEDSVTEDDICSKFFYDVIDVPPGQWLHKTLSSSLQGQEELDVEFLMEKSSERPESLFTNGVLVARELACLDVRVDRVGSVSAATGQAELELELKGSYEDTQTVALNTASAFCFHYLAAQDAELSGRLRGLTSSGWNSHHSVGRLLVPLKSLAVGKEVTVHVPATNASGVRLQLQAGGCPRDLAVRLGCGLCTEEQAFLSRRKQVVAKALKEVLQLDRDLQEDEVPVVGIAATGGGARAMTSLYGHLLALQKLGLLDCVTYFSGTSGSTWAMAHLYGDPEWSQKDLKGPISHAREHLAKSKLDAFSPERLASYKQELELRAQQGQPTTFVDLWALVLEFMLHGQVMDQKLSEQRAALERGQNPLPLYLSLNVKENNLETLDFKEWVEFSPYEVGFLKYGASVSPELFGSEFFMGRLMRKLPEPRICFLEAIWSNIFSLNLLDAWYGLTSSGEAWKYHIKEKIRNMETEHTLASPQVALQKEASWLQPGTALAQAFKGFLTGRPLHQHSANFLQGLQLHQDYCNHQDFSTWADCQLDSNPSQLTPGEPQLCLVDASYFINTSCPTMFCPGRRLDLILSLDYSPSSPFEALQQTELYCRARGLPFPRVELSPQDQQEPRECHLFSDPTCPKAPVLLHFPLVNASFKDHSAPGVRRRPTELQAGQMDLTGPTSPYALLNMTYREEDFDRLLQLSDYNMCSSQGIILQALRNALKHRASELRPPGTQTSG; via the exons ATGGAGAGCCAGTCACCTGGCCATCCTAACCAG GGGGAGGCCTCTGCCTGCTGGCGGCTCACCGTGAAGGTGCTGGAGGCACGGAACCTGCACCGGGCAGACCTGT TGAGCGAGGCTGATGCGTACGTGATCCTGCAGCTGCCGACAGCACCCGGAGTGAAGTTCAGGACCAGGACAGTGCCCAATTGCAGCCACCCTGTGTGGAATGAGACCTTCAGTTTCTTAGTCCAGAGACAGGTCAAG AATGTTCTGGAGCTGAGCATCTACGACGAGGACTCAGTGACGGAGGACGACATCTGCTCCAAGTTCTTCTACGATGTCATAGATGTCCCCCCTGGCCAATGGCTCCACAAGACCCTCTCCTCAAGTCTCCAG GGACAAGAGGAGCTGGATGTAGAATTCCTGATGGAAAAATC GTCAGAACGTCCAGAAAGCCTCTTCACCAATGGTGTCCTTGTG GCCCGAGAGCTGGCCTGCCTGGATGTGCGTGTGGACAGAGTCGGCAGTGTCTCAGCAGCCACAG GTCAGGccgagctggaactggaactgaaGGGGTCCTACGAAGACACACAGACGGTCGCCCTGAACACAGCCTCCGCCTTCTGCTTCCACTATCTGGCGGCTCAAGACGCAGAGCTGAGTGGGCGCCTGAGG GGCTTGACAAGCAGTGGCTGGAATTCACACCACTCAGTTGGGCGCCTCCTTGTGCCACTCAAGTCCCTGGCCGTGGGGAAGGAGGTGACTGTGCATGTTCCTGCTACAAAT GCCTCAGGAGTGAGGCTGCAGCTCCAGGCAGGGGGCTG CCCTAGGGACCTGGCCGTGCGGCTGGGCTGCGGGCTGTGCACAGAGGAGCAGGCCTTCCTGAGCAGGCGGAAGCAGGTGGTGGCCAAGGCCCTGAAGGAGGTGCTGCAGCTGGACAGAGACCTGCAGGAAGACGAG GTTCCCGTCGTGGGCATTGCGGCCACAGGAGGAGGCGCCAGGGCCATGACCTCGCTCTATGGCCACCTCTTGGCCCTGCAGAAGCTGGGCCTCCTGGACTGCGTGACCTACTTCAGTGGCACTTCAGGTTCAACGTG GGCAATGGCCCACCTGTACGGGGACCCTGAGTGGTCACAAAAGGACCTGAAGGGACCCATCAGCCATGCCCGGGAGCATCTGGCCAAGAGCAAGCTGGACGCCTTCTCCCCGGAGCGCCTGGCAAgctacaagcaggagctggagctgagagcccAGCAGGGGCAGCCCACGACCTTCGTGGACCTGTGGGCCCTGGTGCTGGAGTTTATGCTGCACGGCCAG GTGATGGACCAGAAGCTGTCAGAACAGAGAGCTGCGCTAGAGCGGGGTCAGAACCCACTGCCCCTCTACTTGAGCCTCAATGTCAAAGAGAACAATCTGGAGACCCTTGACTTCAAAG AGTGGGTGGAGTTCTCCCCCTACGAGGTTGGATTCCTGAAGTACGGGGCCTCCGTGTCCCCTGAGCTCTTCGGCTCTGAGTTCTTCATGGGGCGGCTGATGAGGAAGCTGCCTGAGCCCCGGATCTGCTTCCTAGAAG CTATCTGGAGCAACATTTTCTCCCTGAACTTGCTGGATGCCTGGTATGGCCTCACCAGCTCCGGGGAGGCCTGGAAGTACCACATCAAGGAGAAGATCAGGAACATGG AGACGGAGCACACCCTGGCCTCCCCACAGGTTGCCTTGCAGAAGGAGGCCTCATGGTTGCAGCCCGGCACGGCCCTGGCCCAGGCATTCAAGGGCTTTCTGACAGGCAGGCCGCTCCACCAGCACAGCGCCAACTTCCTCCAGGGCCTGCAGCTGCACCAAGACTACTGTAACCACCAGGACTTCTCCACCTGGGCAG ACTGCCAGCTGGATTCTAACCCTAGCCAACTGACCCCCGGGGAGCCCCAGCTCTGTCTGGTGGATGCCAGCTACTTCATCAACACCAGCTGTCCCACCATGTTCTGCCCGGGCCGCAGGCTGGACCTCATTCTCTCCTTGGACTACTCCCCATCCTCGCCCTTTGAG GCGCTACAGCAGACAGAGTTGTACTGTCGAGCCCGGGGGCTGCCCTTCCCCCGCGTGGAGCTCAGCCCTCAGGACCAACAGGAGCCCCGCGAGTGCCACCTCTTCTCGGACCCTACCTGCCCCAAGGCCCCTGTCCTGCTGCACTTCCCGCTTGTCAATGCTTCCTTCAAGGATCACTCAGCCCCCG GTGTCCGGCGCCGCCCCACAGAGCTCCAGGCT
- the PLA2G4D gene encoding cytosolic phospholipase A2 delta isoform X2 has translation MAPQDPLLKSPGTRGAGCRIPDGKIVRTSRKPLHQWCPCGQAELELELKGSYEDTQTVALNTASAFCFHYLAAQDAELSGRLRGLTSSGWNSHHSVGRLLVPLKSLAVGKEVTVHVPATNASGVRLQLQAGGCPRDLAVRLGCGLCTEEQAFLSRRKQVVAKALKEVLQLDRDLQEDEVPVVGIAATGGGARAMTSLYGHLLALQKLGLLDCVTYFSGTSGSTWAMAHLYGDPEWSQKDLKGPISHAREHLAKSKLDAFSPERLASYKQELELRAQQGQPTTFVDLWALVLEFMLHGQVMDQKLSEQRAALERGQNPLPLYLSLNVKENNLETLDFKEWVEFSPYEVGFLKYGASVSPELFGSEFFMGRLMRKLPEPRICFLEAIWSNIFSLNLLDAWYGLTSSGEAWKYHIKEKIRNMETEHTLASPQVALQKEASWLQPGTALAQAFKGFLTGRPLHQHSANFLQGLQLHQDYCNHQDFSTWADCQLDSNPSQLTPGEPQLCLVDASYFINTSCPTMFCPGRRLDLILSLDYSPSSPFEALQQTELYCRARGLPFPRVELSPQDQQEPRECHLFSDPTCPKAPVLLHFPLVNASFKDHSAPGVRRRPTELQAGQMDLTGPTSPYALLNMTYREEDFDRLLQLSDYNMCSSQGIILQALRNALKHRASELRPPGTQTSG, from the exons ATGGCTCCACAAGACCCTCTCCTCAAGTCTCCAG GGACAAGAGGAGCTGGATGTAGAATTCCTGATGGAAAAATC GTCAGAACGTCCAGAAAGCCTCTTCACCAATGGTGTCCTTGTG GTCAGGccgagctggaactggaactgaaGGGGTCCTACGAAGACACACAGACGGTCGCCCTGAACACAGCCTCCGCCTTCTGCTTCCACTATCTGGCGGCTCAAGACGCAGAGCTGAGTGGGCGCCTGAGG GGCTTGACAAGCAGTGGCTGGAATTCACACCACTCAGTTGGGCGCCTCCTTGTGCCACTCAAGTCCCTGGCCGTGGGGAAGGAGGTGACTGTGCATGTTCCTGCTACAAAT GCCTCAGGAGTGAGGCTGCAGCTCCAGGCAGGGGGCTG CCCTAGGGACCTGGCCGTGCGGCTGGGCTGCGGGCTGTGCACAGAGGAGCAGGCCTTCCTGAGCAGGCGGAAGCAGGTGGTGGCCAAGGCCCTGAAGGAGGTGCTGCAGCTGGACAGAGACCTGCAGGAAGACGAG GTTCCCGTCGTGGGCATTGCGGCCACAGGAGGAGGCGCCAGGGCCATGACCTCGCTCTATGGCCACCTCTTGGCCCTGCAGAAGCTGGGCCTCCTGGACTGCGTGACCTACTTCAGTGGCACTTCAGGTTCAACGTG GGCAATGGCCCACCTGTACGGGGACCCTGAGTGGTCACAAAAGGACCTGAAGGGACCCATCAGCCATGCCCGGGAGCATCTGGCCAAGAGCAAGCTGGACGCCTTCTCCCCGGAGCGCCTGGCAAgctacaagcaggagctggagctgagagcccAGCAGGGGCAGCCCACGACCTTCGTGGACCTGTGGGCCCTGGTGCTGGAGTTTATGCTGCACGGCCAG GTGATGGACCAGAAGCTGTCAGAACAGAGAGCTGCGCTAGAGCGGGGTCAGAACCCACTGCCCCTCTACTTGAGCCTCAATGTCAAAGAGAACAATCTGGAGACCCTTGACTTCAAAG AGTGGGTGGAGTTCTCCCCCTACGAGGTTGGATTCCTGAAGTACGGGGCCTCCGTGTCCCCTGAGCTCTTCGGCTCTGAGTTCTTCATGGGGCGGCTGATGAGGAAGCTGCCTGAGCCCCGGATCTGCTTCCTAGAAG CTATCTGGAGCAACATTTTCTCCCTGAACTTGCTGGATGCCTGGTATGGCCTCACCAGCTCCGGGGAGGCCTGGAAGTACCACATCAAGGAGAAGATCAGGAACATGG AGACGGAGCACACCCTGGCCTCCCCACAGGTTGCCTTGCAGAAGGAGGCCTCATGGTTGCAGCCCGGCACGGCCCTGGCCCAGGCATTCAAGGGCTTTCTGACAGGCAGGCCGCTCCACCAGCACAGCGCCAACTTCCTCCAGGGCCTGCAGCTGCACCAAGACTACTGTAACCACCAGGACTTCTCCACCTGGGCAG ACTGCCAGCTGGATTCTAACCCTAGCCAACTGACCCCCGGGGAGCCCCAGCTCTGTCTGGTGGATGCCAGCTACTTCATCAACACCAGCTGTCCCACCATGTTCTGCCCGGGCCGCAGGCTGGACCTCATTCTCTCCTTGGACTACTCCCCATCCTCGCCCTTTGAG GCGCTACAGCAGACAGAGTTGTACTGTCGAGCCCGGGGGCTGCCCTTCCCCCGCGTGGAGCTCAGCCCTCAGGACCAACAGGAGCCCCGCGAGTGCCACCTCTTCTCGGACCCTACCTGCCCCAAGGCCCCTGTCCTGCTGCACTTCCCGCTTGTCAATGCTTCCTTCAAGGATCACTCAGCCCCCG GTGTCCGGCGCCGCCCCACAGAGCTCCAGGCT